The Coleofasciculus sp. FACHB-T130 genome contains the following window.
AATGAGCTTCTCGTTGCTCCAATGGTTTTTCTGCCGACTACCTTATATGAGATTGGCAAGACTGCTGCGCTGGTACTACGTTAACCTCTCCTGACTCCTCTCCTTTTAAGGAAATTGAAGCGCTTACGGAGGAAGGGGACAAAAGAAGTTATATTACTTTGATTTCAACCAAGTCTGCCATTGAGCTTTATTTAAGAAAAAGCCAATTTGGCATTCAGGTTTTAGTAGATATTTCAGTGATTTCAATCACAAAAGCCCTAACTGGAAATCACAAGAATCAGGATGTATACATCATAAAGTCATTGCCGACAGGGTCACTTAGACAGAAAGATTAGCGTCACCTGATGGCAACTGCATAAATTGGATACTGACCTTGCTGAGCAAGTCGTCTAGGAGGTGCACGATGATTCTAATTCGAGAAGTGGTTCAACAAGCTCTCAGTACTGGTTTTTTGACAGTGGAAGCAGAAGAGCTGCTCCGGGAGATGCTCCAAGGCAAATATGGCTCAGAGGATCTGAAAGCTTTTATGAGCCTACAACAAGCTGCCATGTCTGGTCAGGTGACGCAAGAGTCGCGCGTGCTGCTGGAAGAAAAAATCCTGGGGCAAGCTGAGTCGTTGAAACGGTTAGCCACAGAGGTACTGGTTACCACTTCTAGAAATTAGGCATTTGAACTGGTAGAAATCTAAAAAATCTGGGAACCCTAGTCTATAGAAGAGTGAGGGTGAAATCTGGTTGCCCCAGTCATGGTTGTAAAAGATTGACAGCGGATTGCTCCCGACAAACGACTGTTTTTATTGCTGCCGTGCCAACGCCTCTCCCTCTATCCAGCAGAGTGTCTTTTAACCCCTGCCTTGATGTCCTCCTAATGAAGCTCGGCTAAGATGAATGATGCACAAGCGGATATGGATGCAGCCACTGCGATCGCAACGCGGATGTCCCAAGAGTTGGTCGCAAAGCGGCACGCTAGCGTTAGTAAAGCGGCTCAGGAAGAGCTGGCGGCTGTCAAAGAGCTGCAAACAGCTGCAACCCTGATGGTAGAGCCTCTCACTTCACCGATGCCCAGTCCAGTTGAACCGGGTTTTATAGAGGAATACAAGGGCGCACTCATGCATTACCCCAGCGATCGCTGCATTCACTTAGGGCAACAGATTACTCAAATCCTTCTGACAAGCTCAGCTCCGGAAGCGGTATTGCCCAAAATTGCGGAGGTGGTGGGAAGGAGTTTGCAGGCAGACGCTTGTTTTATAAAAGCGATCGCGAGCCATCAGGCGACGCCACAGGCTGCTTTTTGGTATGCAGAGGCATTTTCAGGGTCTAACGGAACATCCAACGTGGCGGAGGCGGGAACCGTTGAGTTTAAGAGCGTGCGTCCTCTGTCCTCGAAAGGATGGATGCAAGAAAATGCCGTGCTAGAAGAGATCCTAAGCGATCGCCAACCTGTAGCGATTTCGGATACTCAGGCAATTGAAACTGGACGTGCCTGGGAAGATCCGGTACGTGCCGTGCTGGGAATTCAAACCCAATTTCAATCTTCAGCAAACGGGGTGATTGTCGTCGGGCGATCGCAACCCGGCGATTGGACAGAGATTGAAAAAGAATTGCTGAAAGCTGTGTCAGACTCAGTTGCGATCGCAATTTCTCAAGTCCAACTCCAGCGACAGGTGCGTATCGCCGCCCAATACCAAATCCTGATCAACCAGCTGACCTTGGCAATTCGAGCAGGCAAAGACGTGAATCAGATTCTCCAACTCGCGCTTGCCGGTACAGCTCAAGCTTTCCAAGTTCACCGTGGCTTTATTCTACTGCTGAAATACGTCGCTCCCCCGTTGAAAAACCGTTCTTTAAAGCAGATTCCTAAAGCGAAAGTTACGGTAGTTTGCGAATGGTCTTCTCAAAGCAACAGCGAACAACCAGCAATTAAAGAAACAACCGCTTCTGTTTTACCTTCTTGGTTAAACCATTCTTTTGCTCTATCGGAGTGTCACTGGTGCCAACAAGTCTTCATGCAGTCGCCTGAGCTATTGGCGATCGCGAATCAAGCGGATCTCGCTACCAGCAACCCAGCAGACACCTCTGCCAGCCAATCCTCCGACCTGTTTAAAGAAGCCATGCCTGCTCTGCTGATGGTTCCCCTGGAAAGCCAAGGTACCGTGTTAGGGTTCCTGGTGCTACAGCATCATCAGCCTCGTTCCTGGCAATCTGAGGAATTAGAGTTAGTAAAATTAGTCAGCGCTCAGGCGAGTACAGCAATCATTCAAACGCAATCATTACGCCAAGTGCAAGCTCTTGTCGAGGAGCGTACCGCCCAGCTGCAAGGCAGTATGGAAGTGCAGGCAAAGTTGTACGAAAAAACTCGCCAACAACTCGATCAGTTGCGGCAACTCAATCAAGTGAAGGATGAATTCATCAGCAACCTGAGCCATGAGTTGAACACACCGCTCACCACGATGAAGCTAGCGATTCGGATGTTACGTCAAGCCGAACAGTCGCCAGAAAGTCGTGCTAAGTATCTGCAAATGCTGGATGAGCAGTGTACTCGAGAAATTGATTTGATCGCGGACTTGCTCGCTCTCCAGAAACTGGAGTCGAAGAAATCTTCAATTCATCTGCAAAAGATAGACCTCAAGCAGGTTATTCAAGAGTTAGTTGAGCCGTTTGAGCAGAAATGGGTGGATAAAGGATTAACGCTAGCCGTAGAGTTTCCCAAGCGATCGCTAATGCTTCAGACTGACGCGGATAGCCTCAATCGCATACTGCATGAACTTTTGACCAATGCTGGCAAATATTCTGAGCCAGATTCTACCGTTCATTTGCGTGCTACTCACGAGATTAATCCGCAAGGGAATCAGATTGTTCTTTACTTGAGCAACAATGGTCCTGGCATCTCGCCAGCAGAAATGGGGTATATCTTTGATAAATTCCGCCGGGGTAAAGGCATCACCGAACAAGCAATTCAAGGCACTGGGTTGGGCCTAGCTCTGGTAAAGTCTTTAGTACAGCACCTCAATGGTGCGATCGCTGTCTCTAGTTGTTCTACTGAAGATACTCACGCTTGCGAAACCTGCTTCACGCTCACCTTGCCTCAGTCTTTTGACAGCACTCAAGTCTGAAGCCAGAAACTAGACAACCAGACGCCAAATCTGAGAATTTATAAGCTGTTGCACGTTTAACTTGCATATTCTGAAAATAGGGGAAAAGTGGTGAATTCCTCTCTTCTGTTCTTGTAGCAGTTCAGACTGGCTTGCTTCGAGATTTCACGGCTTACTAATTCTTGTAAGGGCTTATCTGCCAAGCACCCCGATTCTGACTCCTGACTTTATTAAGGGATGATATGCTCGCAAAAGCTCCACTAAAACCCCTACGTTGGCAACGAACGAAATATACTGCCCTTGCTCGTCAACTAGACATTTTTGGAGCAGCAGCAGAGTGGGTGTTTTATTTATGGTGGGATAATATCTTTAGAAATACTTCCCCTTTACATAAAAAGCGTCGGGCACAGTGGTTAGTTGAAACTTTACTAGATTTAGGTCCCACTTTTATTAAGATTGGGCAGGCATTATCTACCCGCGCAGATTTGCTGCCTCTAGAATATGTAGAAGCGTTGGGGCAGCTACAGGATCGGGTTCCGGAATTTAGTGCCGAGCAAGCAGTCGCGCTGATTGAATTGGAACTTGGTAATTCGATTCATGCTCTGTATCGGGAATTCGATCGTTTTCCGATTGCTGCGGCTAGTTTAGGGCAAGTCCACAAAGCACGGCTGCATACGGGTGAAGATGTCGTTGTCAAAGTACAACGTCCGGGATTAGAAAGGTTATTTAAATTAGATTTTCAAGCTTTGGGTAGGCTTGTCCGTTTTTCGCGGCGCTATATGCCTTGGACAAGGAAATATGAATTAGAAGCAATTTATAGCGAATTCTTTAATCTTCTTTATCAAGAGATTGATTATATTCAAGAAGGTAAAAATGCCGAACGTTTTGCTGCCAATTTCCTCGGTTATCCCCGGATTCTGATTCCGAAAGTTTACTGGCGTTACACAACCACAAAAATTTTAACTGTAGAATATTTACCTGGAATCAAAGTAAGCGATCGCAAAACTATTGAAGCCTGTGGGTTAGACCCGAAAAGAATCAACCAACTTGGAATCTGTTGTTATTTAAAACAACTCTTACAAGATGGTTTTTTTCAAGCAGATCCTCACCCTGGAAATATGGCAGTGAGCCAGGATGGCAGCTTGATTTTTTATGACTTTGGCATGATGGCAGAACTGAAGTCTATTGCCAAAGAGCAAATGATTAGAACATTTTTTGCTGTCCTAAAAAAGGATACAGACGAGGTATTAGATACCTTAATTGATATGGGTTTAGTGGTGCCTGTCGCGGATATGACTCCGGTACGAAGGTTATTAACTTTTATCTTAGATAAGTTCACTGAAAAACCGATTGATGTCAAAGCTTTTAGTGAAATGAGTACCGAAGTTTATGCCATGTTTGAGCAGCAACCCTTTCGCTTGCCTGCCCAGATGACGTTTATTTTAAAGGCATTAACCACACTCGATGGGATCGCTAGGACACTCGATCCTGAATATAATCCAGTAGCAGCGGCTCAACCCTTTATTAAAAGTATCACTGTCTCTCAAGCTAAAGGAAATTTAATCGGCGAACTTGCCCGACAAGCCAAGAATTTTATTGGTTATAAATTGCGACAGCCAAAAGCTTCGGAAATTTTAATCCGGCGCTTAGAAGAACGAATTGAACAGGGAGAGTTACAACTGCGAGTGCGAACCCTTGAAAGCGATCGCATCCTCAAACGGATTAATTTAGCCCTAAAAAGCCTAGTTTATGCCTGTTTAACAGGTTTTACCCTCCTGTCGGCGGCAGTGCTGCTGGCGCTACCTTCCTATAGTAGTTGGGCGATCGCTATTTTTGGTTTATCAGGTCTATGGTTCTTGGTGTTGCTACGCTCTTTATTCAATTTAGGATTGAAAGAAAAAATAGACAAACTCACTGAAAAATAGCTGTTAGCCGTTCGTTCTTTTCTCATCTAGTAACGATGAGAATTTATTCCCTTAAATTAAAAAGGGAAAAGGCAAGAAAAACTTCTTGCCTTTTCCCTTTTGATACCCCCAGGGGAATTCGAATCCCCGTCGCCTCCGTGAAAGGGAGGTGTCCTAGGCCTCTAGACGATGGGGGCCTGCTCCGTTGCACTTTTATTAATTTAGCCAATTGAAAAGCTTTTGTCAACACCTAAACGAAAAAATTTGAGCGGGGAGTTAAGACAGGCAATTTCGGAGTTTTGGGGCAGGAGGAGCGCGATCGCGTTAGGCTAGTGGCTGGGTAAGCAGCCAGGGTATGCGGCAATAATTTGCCGTCCCGCGATCGCGGGACGCGACCAATCGGGACGTAATTTTAGTGAAAAGCCCGATCGCGTCAGCTAGAGCTGCTAGAACAATAGTAGTCTTTAATTTCTATCTCCTCACATTCCATGCTGACCCATCACCGCAGACCTGTCTGCCTATCACTTGTATCTACTGATATGCCGGTTTGGTCTACCATTGAAACCGCTGCTACCTTATATCAAAAAGACAAACAGCGCTTTCATCTGCTGCTCACGGAACCAGAAATCCGGGATTGGGAACGCTCTGATGAAGCGCCCGCTGTTGCTAAAGACCAACCGCCAGAAACTCCCAGACTTTTGTGGTTGGAAATTTCCCCTTCTAGGGTGATCATGACCATGCAGGGAAACGGCAAGTTGAGTTATCGCCATCTCTGGGAACGAGGAATTTATGGTCTTAGCCGCTATTGGTTACATAGCGAGTCCTTAGCCGCGCATGGACAGGTGCGTCTGCGAAACTTTACCAAAAGTTTGACTCTAGAAGGGCGTCTCTTGCCAGAACATCTGCGGCTGGAATATGAATTATGGTCGGAAAAAGTCCAGTTGGGGAGCTATATCCTGAATCTGGAGATTCATCATTAGTCATTCGTCCTTAGTTGCGACTCCTCAACTAAGGACGGATGACTAATGACTTCAGACTTTTAAAAAGTAAACGTTGTTCGGATGGTGCCAATCACCAGATCGTCATTAGCCGCATTATGATCGGGAGCAGTGAGCCAGATAATCCCTGGTGTTATCGCGATGTTATCCGTCACCTGGTACTGATAGAACGCTTCTAGGTGCAATGAAGTATCTGAATCCTGAATCCCCAACTGGCTAAGGCTATTAGCCCGATTTGTCACCTTTGGTTCCATGCCAACAATCACACCTGCCAAATTGCCGGTTTTTCCCAAGTCAGGAAATGCCAACGTTAAAGCCCAGTTCCAGATGTTGGCATCTCCCAGGGCGATCGCCCTCGCCGCCGTGTAGCCAACCCATCCTCCGACGACAAACCGGGGACTAATCTGAAAAGAGGCTTCTACACCGTAGGAATTGCTAACCACTGGAAACCCTAACGGATTTAACTGATTATTCAGATTGGCGTCATTGCTGCCAGTCTGTAGGTCATTTTTATAAGCGTGAACATAAGTCAATCCAATGCTGGCGCGATCGCTGGGTTTAAATAATACTTGCGCTAGTGCCCCATAAGAACCATTGAACAATCCGTTTCCAGATTCCGGACTATCAGCGTCCCCGGCTAAATAGCCTAAGCTCAGTTCCAGTTTGTCGTTGAAAGCATGCCGAATCCCAATACCCGCCCCTTCAACCAGGTAGTAAATGGAAGGACGGGTTCCAAAGCGAGATAAGGCACCGCTGCCACCGTCGCCATCCAGGTAAGGGTTGACGGTATTCGTAAAGCTTTCTGCATCAGCGGCATTAGCAGCAACCACGACTTCTGTATTCTTGCCGACGGGGAACTGGTAAAGCAGCTCATCAATCACGACATCACTGCTAGTATCGCCCGTAAAAAACAGGTCGCCTTCGGGAGTAAGGGTACGTTCGGAAAGCGAACCCAATCCTTCAGCTTGCAGTCGAGTTCTCAGGATATCTCGACCTGTAAAGCTAGTTTCTAAGTTTAGTCGCGTCCGATGCCCAAAGATTGCCACGTCATCGATCGGCTTGCCATCAGCATTTTCCCCAGTTGCAACGCCTGCAACCCCAAAAATCGCTTCCCCAGCAAGTTTGGTCGTGGTGGAAAATCCAATCAGTTTCAGTTCCTCAGTCCGCGCTGTTAGTTCATCGACTTTCCCGCGCAGCAAGGCGAGTTCAAGGGTATATTCTTCTTTTAAACGCTCCAATATCACTAAGTCTTCTTTAGCAATGGCGTCTCCGTTCGCCACAGGCAGTACCTGGCTAATTCGGTTGAGGGCAAGATTTAGGGCAGCAGCGAATTCATAGCGGCTCAAGGCTCGATTGCCCCGAAAGGTGCCATCGGGATAGCCAGCAATGACCCCATATCGCTCTACTAAAGACCGTAGCGCCTCATACGCCCAGTCACCTGGTTGAACATCCTTTAGCTGGGAAACGTTGGTGACTTGGTTCATGCGGTCATCAACAGAGTCTTCCTGCGCCGAGTCTGGCTGAGCGTAGCCATCAATTTGTTCTAAAACGCTGGATGATGACTCCGGGGGGTCATCGACGGGCATGACAACTTCTGGAGTGTCAACAGGAACGGGATTTTCTGGCGTTGTCGGAATTTCAGACGCGATCGCTTTCCCACCGACAACCAGGATTGCTCCTAAAACTGCTGAGCTTACCCACTGAGGATTCTTTAAGATTTTGCACATCTTTACTCTTCACACCACTTAACCTTCTCCCCCATTCTTCATTGTCAGATGCTTTCTAACATGAAGAGAGAGAAGATTTGTTTTATTTCAGCCAGAGTGTTCCTTCGTTGAAATTTCAGTAGCGATCGCATCCGATGAAACAACCAGAATCATTGCGATCGCAAGCAGGAATCGCTGCTAAAACAAAGAGTAGAAGCACTACTCTATAAAATCACCATGACACCGAAAACAACGCGCCGTGCTTTCTTAGCCACTAGCATAGCTGTAGCAGGAGGAATTGTCGGCACTGCGGCGTTGAAAGAAGAGCGGACGCCTGCGGAGTCATCTCCAACGCCGGTGACAGCAACCATACCGGAACGGGAATTGGGAAGTACTGGGGTGCGTCTCCCGATTCTCGGTTTAGGGGGTGCTGGACAGACACCATTATCCTGGGAAAATTCGGAAGAGAAAGCGATCGCGCTCGTTGAAAAAGCTTTAGCTCTTGGCATTCGTCACTTTGATACAGGGGCAAGCTATGGCCCTAGTGAATATTATCTAGGAAAAGTTCTACCTGCACATCGAAGTAGGTTGTTCCTAAGCAGTAAGACGGCTATCCGCGACCGAGATGGGGCTTGGCGAGAGTTGGAGCGCAGTCTCAAACGTCTGAATACAGATTACCTTGACCTGTGGCAACTCCATCATGTCTCTTTTGAGCCAGAACTAGACGAAATTTTTGGGCGTAGCGGTGCAATTCAGGCTTTGGAAGAGGCAAAACAGCAAAAGTTAGTGCGTTTCGTTGGCATCACCGGGCACCACGAACCGGCAATTATCGCTGAAGGCTTGCGCCGCTATGCCTTTGACACAACACTTATTCCCATCAATGCTGCGGATAAACACCATCCACGCCCGTTTATCCCCGCAGTGCTACCAGTGGCGCGGGAGAAAAAGACGGGTGTGATTGCCATGAAGGTGCCAGCTTATGGGCGTCTATTTAAGCCGGGAGTGTTGGAGGGAATGCATCAAGCGTTAGGATATTCGCTGTCAGTCCCAGGTGTACATTGTGCAGTCATTGCCGCTGAAAATCCTACACAGTTAGAGTCAAATGTCAAGGTAGCCCAGGCATTCCAACCACTTGCTGAGAGAGCGATCGCAGAAATTGAGCAACGCACTGCTGCTGCTTGGGAGGATAATACTTTCTTCCGCGCTTGGACTTGATTGTTTTAACCGCAAAGGACGCAGAAAAATTCGCCCTCACGACGATTACCGAACCTCACTATCGAAAAAACGGCGATGAAAGTCGCACGACGCCTTAATGCTATGTATGCACTGTCAAAACTAGGCAAGCAATTTTACTAACGTTTATCTTGATTTACTTATTGAGAATAATTGACAATAAATGAACAGAGTTTTATACTCTTCTGGAATTATTTACAAACTTTCCTCAATTGATCGGCGCGAACCGTCGATCGTGTCATGCCGAAGAACCCACTACTATTACTACAACAAGGAAAACCTTTGAGCCGCCGCAAACTGCTGGCACTCGGATTAGCAGGAGTCGGTGTGACTGGTGCAGCGTTAGCCGGAGGTAATGCTTTACGCTTGGCTTTACCCGGTCTCAATAAAAAACGAACGCTCCCAGCAAGAGTGCCACCAGTTGCCAGCGATACACCCGCCGATCCGAGTGGCTTAAACCCCATGACGGTGTTGCGAGATTTTGATTATGGCACGATTAAGCAGGAAAATGGACGGGCAATCCGGGAATTTCGGATTGTTGCGGAGAATTCCATGCTACAGCTCAATAGTGCGGTTTCTTATAACACCTGGACTTTCAACAATCGCGTACCAGGGCCAACATTACGGGCAAAAGAAGGCGATCGCATTCGCGTTCTTTTCCTCAATCAAGGTGGACATTCCCACTCGATGCACTTTCATGGCTTCCACCGTTCTGAGATGGATGGAGTGCGTCCGGTGCGCCACGGAGCCGCAACGATTTATGAGTTTGACGCAGAACCGTTTGGCGTGCATCTGTACCACTGTCACACGGAGCCTGTGACGCGGCATATTAGCAAAGGTCTGTACGGTATGTTTATCATCGACCCTCCTGAGGCTCGTCCACCAGCAGATGAGATGGTGTTGATGATGGCTGGCTATGACATCGATGAGGATCGGAAAAATGAACTTTATGCCTTTAATGGTCTGCCTGACTATTACATGATGCACCCGATCCCGATTTACCAGAATCAACTGATTCGCCTATACGTTCTGAACATGATTGAGTTCGATGTAGCGGCAACGTTTCACCTGCACGCCAATATGTTTCAGGTGTATCGCACTGGGCGCACTCTAACTCCCAGTGAAGAAACAGATGTCATCACGATGGGTACCGCTGAGCGGCATATCCTAGAATTTTCCTTCCGGTACCCGGGGAAATATATGTTTCATCCCCATCAGGATGAGATGGCAGAACACGGTTGTATGGGTCAGTTTGAAGTAATGGGTTCCGCTTAGTAGAAATTTTCGCAAAAAGTAGTTGATATAGTTTTGCAACTACTAGATAATAAACCCCGGAATCTGAATAAAAAAAATGTCTCAAAACTCTTCAATGATGCCTTCTTTTCGGTCTTTATCTTATACCGTGGCGATCGCTGGTTTAATCGCTCTCACCAGCTGTGGGAATGCCCCAACCACCGACAACACCGCATCCCCAGCAGCGAGTCCCTCGACCGCAGCTTCTTCCCCTGCAAGTACCACAGAAACGGCTGCTCACAATCACAGTAGTGGTAAGCAAATCAACATTAACACGGCTATTCTCTCCGAGTTAGACAAATTAGAAGCAAAATTAGGCATTCCAGCACTGTCTAATAAAATTCAAGCAAGTCGTCCCTACGGCAGTCCTGAGGAATTAGTTACCAAAAAAGTAATTAGCCAGGAGCAATATGACCAAGTGAAAGACATGGTCACGATTCAGGATGTGGTGCTAACTGGGGAAGCCAAAGACGTTGATTATATGACCAAGTTAGGCTTAATGAAAGGTCATCTCTTGGTTGCTAGAGAACTTCTAGATCAACAAAAACCCGACCAAGCCGAACCTCATATTGGACACCCGGTAGAAGAAATCTACGTGGATGTAGAAGACCAACTCAAGGAACGCAACGTCAAAGAATTTAAGACAACTTTGATTAGCCTGCAAGATTTAATAAAGTCCAAACCCAAGGATGCCAGCGTGAAAACAAGTTTCGCTCAGTCCACAGAGGCTGTGGACGCGGCAATTCAGGCTTTACCCGAAACCCAACGCCAGTCTCCAAAATTTGTGCTACAGACGATCAACGGGTTGCTGGATGCGGCGAATGCAGAATATGGAGCCGCGATCGCTAACGGCAAAATCTCCGCTGCGATTGAGTATCAAGACTCGCGGGGGTTTGTTAACTACGCCGACACTTTGTATAAAGGGATCGCCGATAAAATGGTTAAAGAAAATCCGGAAGCCCACAAAGCGATCGCAGACAGCATGACCCAGTTGAAAACTGCTTGGCCCTCCGCTATTCCCCCGGCTGCACCCGTAAAGACTCCGGAGGAAGTAAACCAGCTAATCAAGACAATTGAGAAAAACGCTCAAGCTGCGATCGCGAAGAGTTAACCAATCTAGGACATCACCGAAAGCATGAAAGAGCTTGACCAAAAAAAGACTATTGACCTGCTGAACACAATCATGGAATTTGAGCTGGCAGGAGTGGTGCGTTATACCCATTATTCCTTGATGGTAATTGGCCCCAATCGAATTCCGATTGTGGAATTTTTCAAATTGCAGGCAACTGAGTCTTTGACCCATGCCCAACAAGCGGGAGAAATTCTGACAGGTTTAGAGGGACA
Protein-coding sequences here:
- a CDS encoding aldo/keto reductase, whose product is MTPKTTRRAFLATSIAVAGGIVGTAALKEERTPAESSPTPVTATIPERELGSTGVRLPILGLGGAGQTPLSWENSEEKAIALVEKALALGIRHFDTGASYGPSEYYLGKVLPAHRSRLFLSSKTAIRDRDGAWRELERSLKRLNTDYLDLWQLHHVSFEPELDEIFGRSGAIQALEEAKQQKLVRFVGITGHHEPAIIAEGLRRYAFDTTLIPINAADKHHPRPFIPAVLPVAREKKTGVIAMKVPAYGRLFKPGVLEGMHQALGYSLSVPGVHCAVIAAENPTQLESNVKVAQAFQPLAERAIAEIEQRTAAAWEDNTFFRAWT
- a CDS encoding multicopper oxidase domain-containing protein; this translates as MPKNPLLLLQQGKPLSRRKLLALGLAGVGVTGAALAGGNALRLALPGLNKKRTLPARVPPVASDTPADPSGLNPMTVLRDFDYGTIKQENGRAIREFRIVAENSMLQLNSAVSYNTWTFNNRVPGPTLRAKEGDRIRVLFLNQGGHSHSMHFHGFHRSEMDGVRPVRHGAATIYEFDAEPFGVHLYHCHTEPVTRHISKGLYGMFIIDPPEARPPADEMVLMMAGYDIDEDRKNELYAFNGLPDYYMMHPIPIYQNQLIRLYVLNMIEFDVAATFHLHANMFQVYRTGRTLTPSEETDVITMGTAERHILEFSFRYPGKYMFHPHQDEMAEHGCMGQFEVMGSA
- a CDS encoding helix-hairpin-helix domain-containing protein, with the translated sequence MPSFRSLSYTVAIAGLIALTSCGNAPTTDNTASPAASPSTAASSPASTTETAAHNHSSGKQININTAILSELDKLEAKLGIPALSNKIQASRPYGSPEELVTKKVISQEQYDQVKDMVTIQDVVLTGEAKDVDYMTKLGLMKGHLLVARELLDQQKPDQAEPHIGHPVEEIYVDVEDQLKERNVKEFKTTLISLQDLIKSKPKDASVKTSFAQSTEAVDAAIQALPETQRQSPKFVLQTINGLLDAANAEYGAAIANGKISAAIEYQDSRGFVNYADTLYKGIADKMVKENPEAHKAIADSMTQLKTAWPSAIPPAAPVKTPEEVNQLIKTIEKNAQAAIAKS
- a CDS encoding iron uptake porin; translation: MCKILKNPQWVSSAVLGAILVVGGKAIASEIPTTPENPVPVDTPEVVMPVDDPPESSSSVLEQIDGYAQPDSAQEDSVDDRMNQVTNVSQLKDVQPGDWAYEALRSLVERYGVIAGYPDGTFRGNRALSRYEFAAALNLALNRISQVLPVANGDAIAKEDLVILERLKEEYTLELALLRGKVDELTARTEELKLIGFSTTTKLAGEAIFGVAGVATGENADGKPIDDVAIFGHRTRLNLETSFTGRDILRTRLQAEGLGSLSERTLTPEGDLFFTGDTSSDVVIDELLYQFPVGKNTEVVVAANAADAESFTNTVNPYLDGDGGSGALSRFGTRPSIYYLVEGAGIGIRHAFNDKLELSLGYLAGDADSPESGNGLFNGSYGALAQVLFKPSDRASIGLTYVHAYKNDLQTGSNDANLNNQLNPLGFPVVSNSYGVEASFQISPRFVVGGWVGYTAARAIALGDANIWNWALTLAFPDLGKTGNLAGVIVGMEPKVTNRANSLSQLGIQDSDTSLHLEAFYQYQVTDNIAITPGIIWLTAPDHNAANDDLVIGTIRTTFTF
- a CDS encoding AarF/ABC1/UbiB kinase family protein, yielding MLAKAPLKPLRWQRTKYTALARQLDIFGAAAEWVFYLWWDNIFRNTSPLHKKRRAQWLVETLLDLGPTFIKIGQALSTRADLLPLEYVEALGQLQDRVPEFSAEQAVALIELELGNSIHALYREFDRFPIAAASLGQVHKARLHTGEDVVVKVQRPGLERLFKLDFQALGRLVRFSRRYMPWTRKYELEAIYSEFFNLLYQEIDYIQEGKNAERFAANFLGYPRILIPKVYWRYTTTKILTVEYLPGIKVSDRKTIEACGLDPKRINQLGICCYLKQLLQDGFFQADPHPGNMAVSQDGSLIFYDFGMMAELKSIAKEQMIRTFFAVLKKDTDEVLDTLIDMGLVVPVADMTPVRRLLTFILDKFTEKPIDVKAFSEMSTEVYAMFEQQPFRLPAQMTFILKALTTLDGIARTLDPEYNPVAAAQPFIKSITVSQAKGNLIGELARQAKNFIGYKLRQPKASEILIRRLEERIEQGELQLRVRTLESDRILKRINLALKSLVYACLTGFTLLSAAVLLALPSYSSWAIAIFGLSGLWFLVLLRSLFNLGLKEKIDKLTEK
- a CDS encoding GAF domain-containing protein, with product MNDAQADMDAATAIATRMSQELVAKRHASVSKAAQEELAAVKELQTAATLMVEPLTSPMPSPVEPGFIEEYKGALMHYPSDRCIHLGQQITQILLTSSAPEAVLPKIAEVVGRSLQADACFIKAIASHQATPQAAFWYAEAFSGSNGTSNVAEAGTVEFKSVRPLSSKGWMQENAVLEEILSDRQPVAISDTQAIETGRAWEDPVRAVLGIQTQFQSSANGVIVVGRSQPGDWTEIEKELLKAVSDSVAIAISQVQLQRQVRIAAQYQILINQLTLAIRAGKDVNQILQLALAGTAQAFQVHRGFILLLKYVAPPLKNRSLKQIPKAKVTVVCEWSSQSNSEQPAIKETTASVLPSWLNHSFALSECHWCQQVFMQSPELLAIANQADLATSNPADTSASQSSDLFKEAMPALLMVPLESQGTVLGFLVLQHHQPRSWQSEELELVKLVSAQASTAIIQTQSLRQVQALVEERTAQLQGSMEVQAKLYEKTRQQLDQLRQLNQVKDEFISNLSHELNTPLTTMKLAIRMLRQAEQSPESRAKYLQMLDEQCTREIDLIADLLALQKLESKKSSIHLQKIDLKQVIQELVEPFEQKWVDKGLTLAVEFPKRSLMLQTDADSLNRILHELLTNAGKYSEPDSTVHLRATHEINPQGNQIVLYLSNNGPGISPAEMGYIFDKFRRGKGITEQAIQGTGLGLALVKSLVQHLNGAIAVSSCSTEDTHACETCFTLTLPQSFDSTQV